A single Agrococcus sp. ARC_14 DNA region contains:
- a CDS encoding BCCT family transporter has protein sequence MPDSTAETPPRKPRTPVKQVVREVTEPGLVHPALIPGIGVERTGRSFATNWAVFAIAGAFVAAVIIWGVIDPDSIQAVGGASLSWVSVNFGWMFGALTMAVTVFMLFVGYGRTGGVRLGMDDEQPEFSTVSWIAMLFSAGLGIGLLFYGPMEPLTYFMELPHGFEFENGTVDAMHASLAQTLLHWGPMAWAYYALVGGAIAYAAYRRGRSPLISAIFTPIFGQKTEGWIGSIIDIFAIVVTLGGTSISLGIGALQISRGFEIITGFGELGNGFIIGAIAVLTAMFVISAVSGIKRGIRALSNINMIIAGILGLFVFIAGPTLLLLNLLPSVMVSFFSELGTMLMRSGSQGADTQAFLSTWTTYYWAWWVSWTPFVGMFIAKISRGRTLREFVTVVIVVPSIICLVWFTIVGGTTMAMEMDGLGISEAGSSEAMLFEMLGNLPLGVITSVLALVSITIFFVTSADSASIVMGSMSQGGKPEPSMWVTITWGVLLGVTAATLLVAGGETALGGLQSLMVVTALPFAFVVMGVMVAWAKELRTDPYMLRRKYAKAAIAQGVRLGIEEHGDDFVFGSSEVVADDGAGAWLDTGDPTLTEWWTDATTGPISSADVLRNLEPGRIQRRGPDRPDHTASGDNALTVGEERVERHRREREARRHPQPDATEEPSGHGGPDEPKG, from the coding sequence ATGCCCGACAGCACTGCCGAGACCCCGCCCCGCAAGCCGAGGACGCCGGTCAAGCAAGTGGTGAGAGAGGTCACCGAGCCGGGTCTCGTGCACCCCGCACTGATCCCCGGCATTGGGGTCGAGCGCACCGGCAGGTCGTTTGCGACCAACTGGGCGGTGTTCGCGATCGCCGGCGCCTTCGTCGCCGCCGTGATCATCTGGGGCGTCATCGACCCGGACAGCATCCAGGCGGTCGGCGGTGCATCGCTCAGCTGGGTCAGCGTCAACTTCGGTTGGATGTTCGGTGCGCTGACGATGGCGGTGACCGTCTTCATGCTGTTCGTCGGCTACGGCCGAACCGGCGGCGTGCGGCTGGGCATGGATGACGAGCAACCCGAGTTCTCGACCGTCTCGTGGATCGCCATGCTCTTCTCTGCCGGCCTCGGCATCGGACTGCTCTTCTACGGACCGATGGAGCCGCTCACCTACTTCATGGAGCTGCCGCACGGCTTCGAGTTCGAGAACGGCACGGTCGACGCGATGCACGCATCGCTCGCGCAGACGCTGCTGCACTGGGGCCCGATGGCGTGGGCCTACTACGCGCTCGTCGGCGGTGCGATCGCCTACGCCGCATACCGGCGCGGTCGCTCGCCGCTCATCTCTGCCATCTTCACGCCCATCTTCGGCCAGAAGACCGAGGGCTGGATCGGCTCGATCATCGACATCTTCGCCATCGTCGTCACGCTCGGCGGCACGTCGATCTCGCTCGGCATCGGCGCGCTGCAGATCAGCCGCGGGTTCGAGATCATCACCGGCTTCGGCGAGCTCGGCAACGGCTTCATCATCGGCGCGATCGCGGTGCTGACTGCCATGTTCGTCATCTCGGCCGTCTCTGGCATCAAGCGCGGCATCCGAGCCCTGTCGAACATCAACATGATCATCGCCGGTATCCTCGGCCTCTTCGTGTTCATCGCCGGGCCCACCCTGCTGCTGCTCAACCTGCTGCCCTCGGTGATGGTGTCGTTCTTCTCAGAGCTCGGCACCATGCTCATGCGCAGCGGTTCGCAGGGCGCCGACACCCAGGCGTTCCTCTCGACCTGGACCACCTACTACTGGGCCTGGTGGGTCTCGTGGACGCCGTTCGTCGGCATGTTCATCGCGAAGATCTCCCGTGGCCGCACGCTGCGCGAGTTCGTCACCGTCGTGATCGTCGTGCCGTCGATCATCTGCCTGGTCTGGTTCACGATCGTGGGCGGCACCACGATGGCGATGGAGATGGATGGGCTCGGCATCAGCGAGGCGGGATCGTCGGAGGCGATGCTGTTCGAGATGCTCGGCAACCTGCCATTGGGCGTCATCACCTCGGTGCTCGCGCTCGTGTCGATCACGATCTTCTTCGTCACCTCTGCCGACTCTGCCTCGATCGTCATGGGATCCATGAGCCAGGGCGGCAAGCCCGAGCCGAGCATGTGGGTGACGATCACCTGGGGCGTGCTGCTGGGTGTGACCGCAGCAACGCTGCTCGTCGCCGGCGGCGAGACAGCCCTCGGCGGCCTGCAGTCGCTGATGGTCGTCACGGCGCTGCCGTTCGCCTTCGTGGTGATGGGGGTGATGGTGGCGTGGGCGAAGGAGCTGCGCACCGACCCCTACATGCTGCGGCGCAAGTATGCGAAGGCGGCGATCGCGCAGGGCGTGCGGCTCGGCATCGAGGAGCATGGCGACGACTTCGTCTTCGGCTCCAGCGAGGTCGTCGCGGACGACGGCGCGGGTGCCTGGCTCGACACCGGCGACCCAACGCTCACGGAGTGGTGGACGGATGCCACGACCGGCCCGATCAGCTCGGCCGACGTGCTCCGCAACCTCGAGCCCGGGCGCATCCAGCGCAGGGGCCCCGATCGGCCCGACCACACCGCATCCGGCGACAACGCGCTGACCGTCGGCGAGGAGCGCGTCGAGCGCCACCGGCGGGAGCGGGAGGCCCGCAGGCACCCGCAGCCCGATGCGACCGAGGAGCCGAGCGGGCACGGCGGGCCCGACGAGCCGAAGGGCTGA
- a CDS encoding acyl-CoA dehydrogenase family protein, with protein sequence MPIDLSTYALSDEELDLASAVRDFADRVVAPVSYEADRTKTLPMDVVAQMGELGLFGIPFPEELGGQGGDYFALCLAIEALARVDQSIAITLEAGVSLGAMPIFRFGTDEQKAELLPQLLAGSALAGFGLTEPEAGSDAGATRTTARLEGDEWVINGSKQFITNSGTPITKFVTVTAVTGETDGRKEISTIFVPNGTPGFTVEAPYDKVGWHASDTHPLTFNDARVPAANLVGQRGRGFANFLHILDEGRIAIAALSTGAAEGCLEEAIDYAHKRTVFGEPLAARQNVQFVIARMQARVHTARLAWHHAARLRDAGKPFKTEAALAKLTASDAAMDNARDATQILGGNGFMNEYVSARHFRDSKILEIGEGTSEVQLLVIARALGVA encoded by the coding sequence ATGCCGATCGACCTGTCCACCTATGCGCTCAGCGACGAGGAGCTCGACCTCGCGAGCGCCGTGCGCGATTTCGCCGATAGGGTCGTCGCGCCGGTCTCCTACGAGGCCGACCGCACGAAGACGCTGCCGATGGATGTCGTGGCCCAGATGGGCGAGCTGGGCCTGTTCGGCATCCCCTTCCCGGAGGAGCTGGGCGGACAGGGCGGCGACTACTTCGCCCTCTGCCTGGCGATCGAGGCGCTCGCGCGCGTCGACCAGTCGATCGCGATCACGCTCGAGGCGGGCGTCAGCCTGGGCGCGATGCCGATCTTCCGCTTCGGCACCGACGAGCAGAAGGCCGAGCTGCTGCCGCAGCTGCTCGCGGGTTCGGCGCTCGCGGGCTTCGGCCTGACGGAGCCGGAGGCCGGCTCTGACGCCGGCGCCACGCGCACCACCGCACGCCTCGAGGGCGACGAGTGGGTCATCAACGGCTCGAAGCAGTTCATCACCAACTCGGGCACGCCCATCACGAAGTTCGTGACCGTCACCGCCGTCACTGGCGAGACCGACGGCCGCAAGGAGATCTCCACGATCTTCGTGCCCAACGGCACCCCTGGCTTCACGGTGGAGGCGCCCTACGACAAGGTCGGCTGGCATGCCTCCGACACGCATCCGCTCACCTTCAACGACGCGCGGGTGCCGGCCGCGAACCTGGTCGGCCAGCGTGGCCGCGGCTTCGCCAACTTCCTGCACATCCTCGACGAGGGTCGCATCGCGATCGCGGCGCTCTCGACCGGCGCCGCTGAGGGCTGCCTCGAGGAGGCGATCGACTACGCGCACAAGCGCACGGTCTTCGGCGAGCCGCTCGCGGCGCGGCAGAACGTGCAGTTCGTGATCGCCCGCATGCAGGCGCGCGTGCACACCGCCCGGCTGGCGTGGCACCACGCCGCGCGACTGCGCGACGCGGGCAAGCCCTTCAAGACCGAGGCGGCGCTCGCGAAGCTCACGGCGAGCGATGCCGCGATGGACAACGCGCGCGACGCCACCCAGATCCTGGGCGGCAACGGCTTCATGAACGAGTACGTCTCCGCGCGGCACTTCCGCGACTCGAAGATCCTCGAGATCGGCGAGGGCACGAGCGAGGTGCAGCTGCTCGTGATCGCGCGCGCACTCGGCGTCGCCTGA
- a CDS encoding oxidoreductase, whose amino-acid sequence MSLLFSPVQVGDIEARNRAWVSPMCQYSCEQQDGIPTEWHHEHLASFARGGAGLVMTEAAAVVPEGRISPQDVGIWNDAQAEAWAPIAARIRAHGAVPAIQLAHAGRKGSTYRQWSGSGSVPASEGGWEAVAPTADAFGRFATPRALDPAEVAALPEHFAVAARRAVAAGFEVLEVHAAHGYLLHQFLSPLSNHRDDEWGADADGLRVELLRQVVAAVRAAAPDAALMVRLSASDWVDGGIDTAMTIEHVRVATAAGADWFDLSSGGLDPRQSIPLAPGYQVPFARAVRAATGAKVNAVGLIDEPALAEQVLADGGADAVMLARPWLRNPHWALVAEAELDGAPDASVWPPQYTRARLQA is encoded by the coding sequence GTGAGCCTGCTCTTCTCGCCCGTGCAAGTCGGAGACATCGAGGCGCGCAACCGCGCCTGGGTCTCGCCCATGTGTCAGTACTCCTGTGAGCAGCAGGACGGCATCCCGACCGAGTGGCACCACGAGCACCTCGCCTCCTTCGCCCGCGGGGGAGCGGGGCTCGTCATGACCGAGGCGGCCGCCGTCGTGCCCGAGGGGCGCATCTCGCCGCAGGACGTCGGCATCTGGAACGACGCGCAGGCCGAGGCCTGGGCGCCCATCGCCGCGCGCATCCGTGCCCACGGCGCCGTGCCGGCCATCCAGCTCGCGCACGCGGGCCGCAAGGGCTCGACCTACCGCCAGTGGTCGGGCTCCGGCTCGGTGCCCGCCTCGGAGGGCGGCTGGGAGGCGGTGGCGCCGACTGCGGATGCGTTCGGCCGCTTCGCGACGCCGCGTGCGCTGGATCCGGCTGAGGTCGCGGCGCTGCCCGAGCACTTCGCCGTGGCAGCCCGCCGTGCCGTCGCCGCCGGCTTCGAGGTGCTCGAGGTGCACGCGGCCCATGGCTACCTGCTGCACCAGTTCCTGTCACCGCTGTCGAACCACCGGGACGACGAATGGGGAGCGGATGCCGACGGCCTGCGCGTCGAGCTGCTGCGCCAGGTGGTCGCAGCCGTGCGCGCCGCGGCGCCGGACGCCGCCCTCATGGTGCGCCTGAGCGCATCCGACTGGGTCGACGGCGGCATCGACACGGCGATGACGATCGAGCATGTGCGCGTCGCGACCGCTGCGGGCGCCGACTGGTTCGACCTCTCCTCCGGCGGGCTCGACCCGCGGCAGTCGATTCCGCTCGCGCCCGGCTACCAGGTGCCGTTCGCCCGCGCGGTGCGAGCGGCGACCGGCGCGAAGGTGAACGCGGTCGGACTCATCGACGAGCCGGCGCTCGCCGAGCAGGTGCTCGCCGACGGCGGCGCCGACGCGGTCATGCTGGCGCGCCCGTGGCTGCGCAATCCGCACTGGGCGCTCGTGGCAGAGGCCGAGCTCGACGGGGCTCCGGATGCGTCGGTCTGGCCGCCGCAGTACACGCGGGCTCGTCTGCAGGCCTGA
- a CDS encoding M20/M25/M40 family metallo-hydrolase, whose translation MSDIRQLAASARQHMVADLTAYIECETPSDDRAALAVGLAWVRSFVSSRLGEPEAVRTVDGGEMGDIAILDYPASAGGDGRIAILAHYDTVWPLGTLASWPVAIEGDQLTGPGAFDMKSGLIQAVWAIDIARRAGLPLPAIRIVLNGDEEVGSLASRPVIEQAAGDCDATLVFEASAGGMLKTARKGVGIFELVVGGIEGHAGLDPDKGVSAIHEIAHAVLQLHAASDLAAGTTVNVGTIRGGSRSNVTAGSASGMVDVRVSDEAERERIDGVLRGLAPQHPDASIEVLGGWNRPVMTRSAGIAALFARASASAAAVGATVEETSVGGASDGNFVAALGIPVLDGLGAVGDGAHARHEWVSIDGMVERTAVVAQLLGDLARQPLRVAP comes from the coding sequence ATGAGCGACATCAGACAACTGGCTGCATCGGCGAGGCAGCACATGGTGGCCGACCTGACCGCGTACATCGAGTGCGAGACGCCATCCGACGACCGAGCGGCCCTCGCGGTCGGCCTCGCGTGGGTGCGCAGCTTCGTCAGCTCGCGGTTGGGCGAGCCCGAGGCCGTCCGCACCGTCGACGGCGGCGAGATGGGCGACATCGCGATCCTCGACTATCCGGCAAGCGCGGGCGGGGATGGCCGCATCGCCATCCTGGCCCACTACGACACGGTCTGGCCGCTCGGCACCCTCGCGAGCTGGCCCGTCGCGATCGAGGGCGACCAGCTCACGGGGCCGGGTGCGTTCGACATGAAGTCCGGTCTGATCCAGGCCGTGTGGGCGATCGACATCGCCCGCCGCGCTGGGCTCCCACTGCCGGCCATTCGGATCGTGCTCAACGGCGACGAAGAGGTCGGCTCGCTCGCCTCGCGTCCCGTGATCGAGCAGGCGGCCGGCGACTGCGACGCGACCCTGGTGTTCGAAGCCAGCGCCGGCGGCATGCTGAAGACCGCACGCAAGGGCGTCGGCATCTTCGAGCTGGTCGTGGGCGGCATCGAGGGCCACGCAGGCCTCGACCCCGACAAGGGCGTGAGCGCCATCCACGAGATCGCCCACGCCGTGCTGCAGCTGCACGCCGCGTCCGACCTCGCCGCGGGTACGACCGTCAACGTCGGGACCATCCGAGGCGGGTCGCGCTCGAACGTCACGGCGGGATCCGCATCCGGCATGGTCGACGTGCGCGTGTCCGACGAGGCTGAGCGAGAGCGCATCGACGGGGTGCTGCGCGGGCTTGCACCGCAGCACCCCGATGCCTCGATCGAGGTGCTGGGCGGTTGGAACCGCCCGGTCATGACCCGCTCGGCCGGGATCGCCGCGTTGTTCGCCCGCGCGAGCGCCTCCGCCGCCGCTGTGGGGGCGACGGTCGAGGAGACCTCGGTCGGCGGCGCGAGCGACGGCAACTTCGTCGCTGCGCTCGGCATCCCGGTGCTCGACGGTCTCGGCGCGGTCGGCGACGGCGCACACGCTCGCCACGAGTGGGTGAGCATCGACGGCATGGTCGAGCGCACCGCCGTGGTCGCGCAGCTGCTCGGCGATCTTGCCAGGCAGCCGTTGCGCGTCGCGCCCTGA
- a CDS encoding 2-dehydropantoate 2-reductase, whose protein sequence is MTTQYTVVGAGAIGGTLAVHLHLAGADVQLVDADPAHVAAIRAGGLRVRHPGGELSAELPIFTPDEAPESLGAVLLAVKAQATDSVAAWIAPRLTPEGWVASLQNGLNEATIASHIGAERTVAAFVDLFADVIEPGVVLDGGIGAIALGEHAGGVSERVRTLAHDLRHWGEPIVTGNVPGFLWSKLGFGAMLVATALADEDMGVLIDRHRPGMHALVREVLTVARAEGIELESFDGFEPDAYLADPARAEAATDGLAAWLATQTKKRSGIWRDIAVRGRRTEVPTQYRPVLDTAGGHGIATPLTQWLIEKIELLETGRIATDEEHLVELDRKATA, encoded by the coding sequence ATGACAACCCAATACACCGTGGTCGGTGCGGGCGCGATCGGTGGCACGCTTGCCGTGCACCTGCACCTTGCCGGCGCTGACGTGCAGCTCGTCGACGCCGATCCCGCGCACGTGGCGGCCATCCGTGCCGGGGGCCTGCGCGTGCGGCACCCCGGGGGCGAGCTCTCTGCAGAGCTGCCCATCTTCACGCCCGATGAGGCGCCCGAGTCGCTCGGCGCTGTGCTGCTGGCGGTGAAGGCGCAGGCGACCGACTCGGTCGCAGCCTGGATCGCCCCGCGGCTGACGCCCGAGGGCTGGGTCGCGTCGTTGCAGAATGGCCTGAACGAAGCCACGATCGCGAGCCACATCGGCGCCGAGCGCACCGTCGCGGCCTTCGTCGACCTCTTCGCTGACGTCATCGAGCCGGGTGTCGTGCTCGACGGCGGCATCGGTGCCATCGCCCTCGGCGAGCACGCGGGTGGTGTGAGCGAGCGCGTGCGCACGCTCGCTCACGACCTGCGGCACTGGGGCGAGCCGATCGTCACCGGCAACGTTCCGGGCTTCCTCTGGTCGAAGCTCGGCTTCGGCGCGATGCTGGTCGCAACCGCGCTCGCAGACGAGGACATGGGCGTGCTCATCGATCGCCATCGCCCCGGCATGCACGCCCTCGTCCGCGAGGTGCTGACGGTCGCGCGCGCCGAGGGCATCGAGCTCGAGTCCTTCGACGGCTTCGAGCCGGACGCCTACCTCGCGGATCCGGCACGCGCCGAGGCCGCGACCGACGGCCTCGCCGCGTGGCTCGCGACACAGACCAAGAAGCGATCGGGCATCTGGCGGGACATCGCCGTGCGCGGTCGCCGCACCGAGGTGCCGACGCAGTACCGGCCGGTGCTCGATACCGCCGGCGGCCACGGCATCGCGACGCCGCTGACACAGTGGCTGATCGAGAAGATCGAGCTGCTGGAGACCGGTCGCATCGCCACGGACGAGGAGCATCTCGTCGAGCTCGATAGAAAGGCGACAGCATGA
- a CDS encoding SDR family oxidoreductase encodes MRHVLITGAGSGIGRAIALAFAELGEALTLVDVDAASLEQTADAARASGAPRCDVLVVDLREPGAAAQVLASTWSSGPVDVLVSSAGVYPATPFLELDERVWDLVLGVNTRAPVLLTVELAKRAIEAGRPASVVNISSGAALRARPGAAPYSTSKAALEAATRASALELGRHGIRVNAVSPGFVEVDSAVNPVTDEYADAVGDTPLGRRGRPADIAKAVVWLASSEAEWITGEVLRVDGGSSTGAWNLPQHWSAIDMEEQA; translated from the coding sequence ATGCGACACGTGCTGATCACGGGTGCCGGGAGCGGCATCGGCAGGGCCATCGCACTCGCGTTCGCCGAGCTGGGCGAAGCGCTGACGCTGGTGGATGTGGATGCGGCGTCGCTCGAGCAGACGGCCGACGCCGCTCGTGCGTCGGGCGCACCGAGGTGCGACGTGCTCGTGGTCGACCTGCGCGAGCCCGGGGCGGCCGCGCAGGTGCTGGCATCGACGTGGTCGAGCGGGCCTGTCGACGTGCTCGTCTCCAGCGCTGGTGTCTACCCGGCGACGCCGTTCCTCGAGCTCGACGAGCGTGTGTGGGATCTGGTGCTGGGTGTGAACACACGCGCGCCCGTGCTGCTGACGGTCGAGCTGGCGAAGCGCGCGATCGAGGCGGGGAGGCCCGCGAGCGTCGTCAACATCTCGTCTGGCGCTGCGCTGCGAGCACGCCCCGGGGCCGCGCCGTACTCGACCTCGAAGGCGGCGCTCGAGGCGGCCACCAGGGCTTCTGCGCTGGAGCTGGGCAGGCACGGCATCCGCGTCAACGCCGTTTCTCCGGGGTTCGTCGAGGTGGACAGCGCCGTGAACCCCGTCACGGACGAGTACGCCGATGCCGTGGGCGACACGCCGCTCGGCCGCAGGGGCCGTCCCGCCGACATCGCCAAGGCGGTCGTGTGGCTCGCGAGCAGCGAGGCCGAATGGATCACCGGCGAGGTGCTGCGGGTCGACGGCGGATCGTCGACGGGCGCATGGAACCTGCCGCAGCATTGGAGCGCGATCGACATGGAGGAGCAGGCATGA
- a CDS encoding MFS transporter has translation MSTTETEAVHATRLSKKGRKAIVAGSIGNAVEWVDWAIYTTFSSIFAHHFFPAGNDAAALLSTLAIFAVGFIMRPVGAAVMGAYADRHGRKKGLVLTIGMMAAATLVIGLAPSFEQVGILAPIILVVARMVQGFAAGGEFGSSSAFIVESAAPSRRAFAGSWQQVSVGAGVLIASGIGAVITSTLPEEAVDSWGWRLAFVIAASLGFVGLWLRSSVEDTDSFELAKNRNAASGERRNAMLRMFREHPMAVLRVFGITIAGTLLYYMWVSYMPTYAAVTTGIPLNEALLANVIAMIVFLVLLPFAGILSDKIGRKPTMSAFAGGFLIFAWPAFQMLDGTFWMLLVVQLIGIVLLLGYSANCAVIMAEQFPPEVRATGIGLPYALAVALFGGTAPYITTWMGTNGLGDWVWLYASIAAAIGLAVYLTMPETKGKKLE, from the coding sequence ATGAGCACCACCGAGACTGAGGCCGTCCACGCGACACGGCTGAGCAAGAAGGGCCGCAAGGCCATCGTCGCCGGCAGCATCGGGAACGCGGTCGAGTGGGTCGACTGGGCGATCTACACGACGTTCTCCTCGATCTTCGCCCACCACTTCTTCCCGGCAGGCAACGACGCCGCCGCGCTGCTGTCGACGCTCGCGATCTTCGCCGTCGGCTTCATCATGCGGCCGGTCGGCGCCGCCGTCATGGGCGCGTATGCCGACCGCCACGGCCGCAAGAAGGGGCTCGTCCTCACCATCGGCATGATGGCCGCGGCCACGCTCGTGATCGGTCTCGCGCCCTCGTTCGAACAGGTCGGCATCCTCGCCCCCATCATCCTGGTGGTCGCGCGCATGGTGCAGGGCTTCGCGGCAGGCGGCGAGTTCGGATCATCCTCAGCGTTCATCGTCGAGTCGGCCGCGCCCTCGCGGCGCGCGTTCGCGGGCTCGTGGCAGCAGGTCTCGGTCGGGGCCGGCGTCCTGATCGCCTCCGGCATCGGGGCGGTCATCACCTCGACGCTCCCGGAAGAGGCCGTCGACAGCTGGGGCTGGCGGCTCGCGTTCGTGATCGCGGCATCCCTCGGCTTCGTGGGCCTGTGGCTGCGCAGCTCGGTCGAGGACACCGACTCCTTCGAGCTCGCGAAGAACCGGAACGCCGCCAGTGGCGAGCGCCGCAACGCCATGCTGCGCATGTTCCGCGAGCATCCGATGGCGGTGCTGCGCGTGTTCGGCATCACGATCGCCGGCACCCTGCTCTATTACATGTGGGTCAGCTACATGCCCACCTACGCAGCCGTGACGACGGGCATCCCGCTGAACGAGGCGCTGCTCGCGAACGTCATCGCGATGATCGTGTTCCTCGTGCTGCTGCCGTTCGCGGGAATCCTGTCCGACAAGATCGGTCGCAAGCCCACCATGTCGGCGTTCGCCGGCGGCTTCCTGATCTTCGCCTGGCCGGCCTTCCAGATGCTCGACGGGACCTTCTGGATGCTGCTGGTGGTGCAGCTGATCGGCATCGTGCTGCTGCTGGGCTACTCGGCCAACTGCGCCGTCATCATGGCCGAGCAGTTCCCACCGGAGGTGCGGGCGACCGGCATCGGACTGCCGTACGCGCTCGCGGTGGCCCTCTTCGGCGGCACCGCGCCGTACATCACGACGTGGATGGGCACGAACGGCCTGGGCGACTGGGTCTGGCTCTACGCCTCGATCGCAGCAGCGATCGGACTGGCCGTCTACCTGACGATGCCCGAGACCAAGGGCAAGAAGCTCGAATGA
- a CDS encoding polysaccharide deacetylase yields MPHDQQPWQWDEATWRGHVEHVRAGASLMHHDVARRWPEGARTAVLISFDSDHETPALRDGETSPGRMAQGEYGARGAVPRIMRLLREHEVRASFFMPAVCALLRPDEAPGYIADGHEVGVHGWIHERNTALGRDDELALIQRSLDVLASQTGVRPTGVRTPSWDFSHSSLNVIRELGFDYDSSLMADTEPYELLEDGRPTGVIEIPVEWIRDDAPYLMMDRFGGLRPHMPPRQLLQIWIDEYDAARAEGGMFQLTLHPHIIGHRSRLLVLDGLLTHIRDSGDAWIGTHAELASHLRPFVGTDVTLTES; encoded by the coding sequence ATGCCGCACGATCAGCAGCCCTGGCAGTGGGACGAGGCCACCTGGAGGGGGCACGTCGAGCACGTACGAGCCGGCGCGTCGCTCATGCACCACGATGTCGCCCGACGCTGGCCAGAGGGCGCGCGGACCGCCGTGCTCATCTCGTTCGACTCCGACCACGAGACGCCTGCACTGCGTGATGGCGAGACCTCGCCTGGTCGAATGGCGCAGGGCGAGTACGGGGCGCGCGGCGCGGTGCCCCGCATCATGCGGTTGCTGCGCGAGCACGAGGTCCGGGCATCGTTCTTCATGCCCGCCGTCTGCGCGCTGCTGCGACCGGACGAGGCACCTGGATACATCGCCGATGGCCACGAGGTCGGCGTGCACGGCTGGATCCACGAGCGCAACACCGCGCTCGGCCGCGACGACGAGCTCGCGCTCATCCAGCGCAGCCTCGACGTGCTCGCATCGCAGACGGGCGTGCGGCCGACGGGTGTGCGGACGCCATCCTGGGACTTCTCGCACTCGAGCCTGAACGTCATCAGGGAGCTCGGCTTCGACTACGACTCCTCGCTCATGGCCGACACCGAGCCCTACGAGCTGCTCGAGGACGGCCGCCCCACGGGCGTGATCGAGATCCCCGTCGAGTGGATCCGCGACGACGCTCCCTACCTGATGATGGATCGCTTCGGAGGCCTCCGGCCGCACATGCCGCCGCGGCAGCTGCTGCAGATCTGGATCGACGAGTACGACGCGGCGCGCGCCGAGGGCGGCATGTTCCAGCTCACGCTGCATCCGCACATCATCGGCCACCGATCGAGGCTGCTCGTGCTCGACGGACTCCTCACGCACATCCGTGACAGCGGCGACGCCTGGATCGGCACGCACGCCGAGCTGGCCTCCCACCTCCGTCCCTTCGTCGGCACCGACGTCACCCTCACCGAATCCTGA
- a CDS encoding Lrp/AsnC family transcriptional regulator — translation MHRSHTRRDSADARLLDDVDLDIVAALHIAPRVPTATLASILDIPTSTANRRIARMQDERLLRVVGRFAWDLIVSSNPYELWITSSPGQSHAVTAALLGIPDVQAVIQTSGSTDIYANLYPLRGSDPQELLVERIPAIPGIRAIDSRMILETAKVGQAWRFPRLPQRQQLALEAEAAVEHQPPLASLAELTELEFQTMRLLGENGRITAAEVGRRLGVSASTASRAIRTLLQTGAVTCRVEIEPSLIGFPLMAFVSLDVRPRDISRALETLAAHPAIRLLCTVTGEAPVSLAASFSGPAALSEFLRQDLGALPGVTSLSSATALRTVRRYWVDRDGMRLGSATQDVLRR, via the coding sequence GTGCACCGCTCTCACACCCGCCGGGATTCCGCTGACGCGCGACTGCTCGACGATGTCGACCTCGACATCGTCGCCGCCCTGCACATCGCGCCGCGCGTTCCCACTGCGACGCTCGCGAGCATCCTCGACATCCCCACCAGCACCGCCAACCGCCGCATCGCGCGCATGCAGGATGAGCGGCTGCTCCGCGTCGTCGGGCGCTTCGCCTGGGACCTGATCGTCTCCAGCAATCCGTACGAGCTGTGGATCACCTCCTCCCCCGGGCAGTCGCACGCCGTGACTGCTGCCCTGCTCGGCATCCCGGATGTGCAGGCGGTGATCCAGACGAGCGGCTCGACCGACATCTACGCCAACCTGTATCCGCTCCGCGGCTCCGACCCCCAGGAGCTGCTGGTCGAGCGTATCCCCGCGATCCCCGGCATTCGCGCCATCGACAGCCGCATGATCCTCGAGACCGCGAAGGTCGGACAGGCCTGGCGCTTTCCGCGGCTGCCGCAGCGGCAGCAGCTCGCGCTCGAGGCGGAGGCCGCGGTCGAGCACCAGCCCCCGCTGGCGAGCCTCGCCGAGCTGACGGAGCTGGAGTTCCAGACGATGCGGCTGCTGGGCGAGAACGGTCGCATCACGGCTGCAGAGGTCGGACGGCGCCTCGGCGTCTCCGCCTCCACGGCCTCGCGTGCGATCCGCACGCTCCTGCAGACCGGGGCGGTCACCTGCCGTGTCGAGATCGAGCCCAGCCTCATCGGCTTTCCCCTGATGGCGTTCGTATCGCTCGACGTGCGGCCGCGCGACATCAGCCGCGCGCTCGAGACCTTGGCCGCGCATCCCGCCATTCGCCTGCTCTGCACGGTGACGGGCGAAGCGCCGGTCAGCCTCGCGGCCTCGTTCTCCGGCCCGGCTGCGCTCTCGGAGTTCCTGCGTCAGGACCTCGGCGCGCTGCCGGGTGTGACGTCGCTCTCCAGCGCGACGGCGCTGCGCACCGTGCGCCGGTACTGGGTCGACCGCGACGGCATGCGGCTCGGCTCCGCGACCCAGGACGTCCTCAGGCGGTAG